A window of Leptotrichia wadei contains these coding sequences:
- the nth gene encoding endonuclease III, with protein MTKKERLKKVFPILKEKFGNPKAALEFETPYQLMVAVILSAQCTDARVNIVTKELFKVIKEPKDIRKMDLETLEKYIKSTGFYRNKAKNIKLNAEMMLEKYGDKIPKELEKLVELPGVGRKTANVVLGELWNIREGIVVDTHVKRVSNRIGFVKSENPEIIERELMKFVPKKDWFVYSHYMILHGRDKCIARSPKCDICEIRDYCKYNLENFKK; from the coding sequence ATGACAAAAAAGGAAAGATTAAAAAAGGTATTTCCAATATTAAAGGAAAAGTTTGGAAATCCAAAAGCAGCTTTAGAATTTGAGACACCTTATCAGCTGATGGTTGCGGTGATTCTCTCGGCTCAATGTACTGATGCACGTGTGAATATTGTTACAAAGGAACTTTTTAAAGTTATAAAGGAACCTAAGGATATAAGGAAAATGGACTTGGAAACATTGGAAAAGTACATAAAGTCAACGGGATTTTACAGAAATAAAGCTAAAAATATAAAATTGAATGCTGAAATGATGTTGGAAAAATATGGTGACAAAATTCCGAAAGAACTGGAAAAACTGGTGGAATTGCCAGGTGTAGGTCGAAAAACTGCAAATGTCGTTCTGGGTGAACTTTGGAACATTCGCGAGGGAATTGTAGTTGATACGCATGTAAAAAGGGTGTCTAACCGTATTGGATTTGTAAAAAGTGAAAACCCTGAAATTATCGAGAGGGAACTTATGAAATTTGTGCCTAAAAAGGACTGGTTTGTGTATTCACATTATATGATTTTACACGGGCGAGATAAGTGTATTGCTAGAAGTCCAAAATGTGATATATGTGAAATTCGGGATTATTGTAAATATAATTTAGAGAATTTTAAAAAATAA
- a CDS encoding RNA-guided endonuclease TnpB family protein, which yields MKYNLAFKYRIYPNKEQELLINKTFGCVRFVYNTILYTANKIYEETGKNKIITPASLKSENQFLKEVDSLALSNAQLNVKRSFTNFFQKRAKFPRFKSKKNNVKSYTTNCVNNSIRIEENKYLVLPKLKKVKLKYHREIPKDYKIKSVTLTKSNGNYYVSVLTEFEKEIQKNPSSDKVIGLDFSMSELFVSSENQRADYPRYFRMLEKKLKELQKSLSRKVKFSKNWYKQKEKISKLHEYIKNCRRDFLHKLSKKLSEAYNAVVVEDLNMKGMSQALNFGKSVGDNGWGMFLRMVEYKLMFLGKQFLKIDKWFPSSKTCSKCGNVKEELELSERSYKCNCCGIEIDRDYNAALNIRDVGKEMLEY from the coding sequence ATGAAATATAATTTAGCATTCAAATATAGAATTTATCCAAATAAAGAGCAGGAATTATTGATAAACAAGACTTTTGGATGTGTTCGTTTTGTTTACAATACAATTTTGTATACTGCGAATAAAATTTATGAAGAAACTGGAAAAAATAAAATAATTACACCTGCCAGTTTAAAAAGTGAAAACCAATTTTTAAAAGAAGTGGACAGTCTAGCACTTTCAAATGCTCAATTGAATGTAAAACGATCGTTTACAAATTTTTTTCAGAAGAGAGCAAAATTTCCAAGGTTCAAATCTAAAAAGAATAATGTTAAAAGTTACACGACAAATTGTGTGAATAATTCAATACGAATTGAGGAAAACAAATATTTGGTTTTGCCAAAATTGAAAAAAGTTAAATTAAAATATCATAGAGAAATACCGAAGGATTACAAGATAAAGTCAGTAACATTGACAAAGAGTAATGGAAATTACTATGTTTCTGTTTTGACGGAATTTGAAAAAGAAATTCAAAAAAATCCAAGTAGTGATAAAGTAATTGGACTTGATTTTTCAATGTCTGAATTATTTGTCAGTTCTGAAAACCAAAGGGCTGATTATCCAAGATATTTTAGGATGTTGGAGAAAAAATTGAAAGAATTACAAAAGTCATTGTCAAGAAAAGTAAAATTTTCTAAAAATTGGTATAAACAAAAAGAAAAAATATCAAAATTGCATGAATATATCAAAAATTGTCGAAGAGATTTTCTACATAAATTATCGAAAAAATTATCTGAAGCGTATAATGCTGTGGTTGTTGAGGATTTGAATATGAAAGGGATGAGCCAGGCATTAAATTTTGGGAAAAGTGTAGGAGATAATGGATGGGGAATGTTTTTGAGGATGGTTGAGTATAAACTGATGTTTTTAGGAAAGCAATTTTTGAAGATAGATAAGTGGTTTCCATCGTCGAAAACTTGTAGTAAATGTGGAAATGTTAAAGAGGAACTGGAATTATCAGAAAGAAGTTATAAATGTAATTGCTGTGGGATTGAAATTGATAGAGATTACAATGCGGCACTGAATATAAGAGATGTTGGAAAAGAAATGTTGGAATACTAG
- a CDS encoding TraX family protein translates to MSLFILKIIGIVTMFLDHYHYIVGGSEILNVIGRIAFPIFAFTLNEGYVHTRSLKKYLLRLFIFAVSIQMPSILFGYDYPMNIFFTLFLGLLSIYIFNLKKMNVILKIILIGFVLFLSQKFKLDYGIYGILVIINFNIFRNNKFKILMNFLVLNIYNVIFPKVFDLPDTQLFSLISLVFIFMYNGKKGRSMKYFFYLFYPIHFFILEVIKFILEKM, encoded by the coding sequence TTGAGTTTATTTATTTTAAAAATAATTGGGATAGTGACAATGTTTTTGGATCATTATCATTATATAGTTGGTGGAAGTGAGATTTTAAATGTTATTGGAAGAATTGCATTTCCGATATTTGCATTTACGCTTAATGAAGGGTATGTGCATACTCGAAGTTTGAAAAAGTATCTTTTAAGGTTATTTATTTTTGCTGTTAGTATTCAAATGCCATCAATCCTATTTGGTTATGACTATCCAATGAATATTTTTTTTACATTATTTTTAGGTCTTTTGTCTATCTATATTTTTAATTTAAAAAAGATGAATGTAATTTTAAAAATTATTCTAATTGGATTTGTTTTATTTCTTTCACAAAAATTTAAATTGGATTATGGAATATATGGGATTTTAGTTATTATAAATTTTAATATTTTTAGAAATAATAAATTTAAAATTTTGATGAATTTTCTTGTACTAAATATTTATAATGTAATTTTTCCAAAGGTCTTTGATTTGCCTGATACTCAATTGTTTTCATTAATTTCATTAGTGTTTATTTTTATGTATAATGGAAAAAAGGGAAGAAGTATGAAGTACTTTTTTTATTTATTTTATCCGATACATTTTTTTATTTTGGAAGTTATAAAATTTATTTTGGAAAAGATGTAA